A part of Podarcis muralis chromosome 13, rPodMur119.hap1.1, whole genome shotgun sequence genomic DNA contains:
- the LOC114581730 gene encoding uncharacterized protein LOC114581730, translated as MEEQTRAGAEAGEGSGRSGRGAFPVQSGTPRDLSRWGAPRQEGIPQRLEAQWQEYLKTVQYPSSGWGTPQLPDLASWDDLATFDRVVGACQWSREGMSRLMPTLSAEAQQALSSLNARDRGDHGKVKAAALRGSSSVAETQRQRFRQFCYQEAEGPREACSRLRELCHCWLEPESRTKEQILELLILEQFLTVLPKEIQNRVRERGPETCAQAVALAEGFLLRQQESLQNEPQDSGSFRETATNLSEGQRAVSDARQRHLAKEARQQDNGKTSLLGAKNANRAGGPFHQGAKEEGTRSTSGLVPRKEKSHICIDCGKCFARPSDLAKHENIHTGAKPFRCMECGTRFSQLSHLTRHQRIHTGEKPHICTECGASFAQRASLVSHQRVHSGEQPYRCSHCQQCFSHQSALKVHERIHTGQKPYICLECGKRFVSSSTLKIHKRIHTGEKPFSCAECGKRFIQRSNLISHQRTHSGEKPFCCGVCGRRFSYPSDLTRHQKIHTGEKPFPCDECERRFTRFSDLLIHRRIHTGERPYRCLECGRRFRQKSALVTHQRIHTKEKAAEKSKPLVSPESQAKSKLKASETEEKVDAPDKEKKDVSRA; from the exons ATGGAGGAACAAACCCGAGCAGGCGCCGAGGCAGGAGAAGGATCTGGGAGATCAGGAAGAGGCGCTTTTCCAGTCCAGTCTGGTACTCCCCGGGATTTGTCCCGATGGGGAGCACCGCGCCAGGAAGGGATACCTCAGCGCTTGGAAGCCCAGTGGCAAGAGTACTTGAAAACAGTCCAGTATCCCTCTTCAGGGTGGGGAACGCCACAGCTGCCGGACTTGGCTTCGTGGGATGACTTGGCCACCTTTGACCGTGTGGTGGGTGCCTGCCAGTGGTCTAGAGAAGGGATGAGCCGCCTCATGCCGACTCTCAGCGCTGAAGCCCAGCAGGCCTTGAGCAGCCTGAATGCCAGAGACAGAGGGGACCACGGGAAGGTGAAAGCAGCTGCCTTGCGAGGCAGCTCCAGTGTTGCTGAGACGCAGCGCCAGCGCTTCCGccagttctgctaccaggaggcagAGGGGCCTCGCGAGGCCTGCAGTCGCTTACGGGAACTCTGCCATTGCTGGCTGGAACCGGAGAGCCGCACgaaggagcagatcctggagctgctgatcctggagcagtttctCACCGTCCTGCCAAAGGAAATCCAGAACCGGGTCCGAGAACGCGGACCTGAGACTTGTgcccaggcagtggccctggccgaaggattCCTTCTGAGGCAGCAGGAGAGTTTGCAGAATGAACCACAG GACTCTGGTTCGTTCCGGGAGACAGCCACGAATCTCTCTGAAGGCCAGAGGGCTGTGTCTGATGCCAGACAGAGGCATCTTGCTAAGGAGGCCCGACAGCAGGATAATGGGAAGACCAGCTTATTAG GTGCCAAGAATGCAAACAGAGCTGGTGGTCCATTTCATCAAGGGGCCAAGGAAGAGGGAACACGTTCTACTTCCGGGCTGGTTCCTAGGAAGGAGAAATCCCACATCTGTATCGACTGTGGCAAATGCTTTGCACGTCCATCTGACCTGGCTAAGCACGAGAACATCCACACCGGTGCAAAGCCCTTTCGCTGCATGGAGTGCGGAACAAGATTCAGCCAGCTATCTCACCTGACCCGACACCAGAGGATTCACACGGGAGAAAAGCCACACATCTGCACCGAGTGTGGAGCATCCTTTGCCCAGCGGGCCTCTTTGGTTAGCCACCAAAGAGTCCACTCCGGGGAGCAGCCCTACCGCTGCTCTCACTGCCAGCAGTGCTTCAGCCACCAGTCGGCACTCAAGGTCCACGAACGCATCCACACGGGCCAGAAGCCCTACATCTGCCTGGAATGCGGGAAGAGGTTTGTTTCCTCCTCCACGCTGAAGATACACAAgaggatccacacgggagagaagccgttTTCCTGCGCGGAATGCGGGAAGCGGTTCATCCAGCGCTCCAACCTCATCTCTCACCAGCGAACGCATTCCGGAGAGAAGCCCTTTTGCTGCGGCGTGTGTGGGAGAAGGTTCAGCTACCCGTCGGACCTGACCAGGCACCAGAaaatccacacgggagagaagcccttcCCCTGCGACGAGTGCGAGAGGCGGTTCACCAGGTTCTCGGATCTTCTGATACACCGCAGGATCCACACCGGGGAGCGGCCATACCGCTGCCTCGAGTGCGGGAGAAGGTTCCGGCAGAAGAGCGCTCTGGTGACGCATCAGAGGATCCACACAAAGGAGAAAGCGGCCGAGAAAAGCAAGCCTCTGGTATCCCCAGAGTCGCAGGCAAAGAGCAAACTGAAAGCAAGCGAGACTGAAGAGAAGGTAGACGCTCcagataaagaaaagaaagatgtgtCAAGAGCTTAG